The following proteins are co-located in the Deinococcus metallilatus genome:
- a CDS encoding M16 family metallopeptidase: protein MSVRFSQKALSRQALFLTLALLTGGVASAQTAPAATPASTAQAQPALPAGVTFVTEVEGIREYRLRNGLRVLLFPDTSKTTFTLNVTYLVGSKNENYGETGMAHLLEHMLFKGTPTSGNILENLGKRGADFNGTTSEDRTNYFETLTNTGDNLAWAVKMEADRMTHSKISGDDLKTEMTVVRNEFESGENSPFALLYKQVRSVAYDWHNYGNTAIGNRSDVENVPVDRLKAFYQKYYQPDNAVVTLAGNFDPGQALGLIAAEFGPLRKPWRTLPPLYTVEPAQDGERSVTVRRVGDQQIILAAYHMPSVRHPDMPALLVLDQILADEPAGRLYKALVQTKQATAIGSLTNSADDPGLLMYAAVLGKDDNTAPAQATLLSTLENASKTPFTEEDVARVRTRVVSGYEQLLAKPETVGLALSEYIAAGDWRLLFKLRDELEKVTPAAVQRVAATYLKPTNRTLGLFVPTAQPDRVIVGQAPSAAELLKGYQGRAALAAGETIPPEPAALEARVIREKVAGADVALLPKKTRGERVEFVLSLDFGNPDTARSGQDAADFIAPLLTRGSKDLTRQQLNDRLEALKTQLQVDGGATGVTLTLSTDRTHLPEALALVRKVLREPVFPQADFEEIKKAALDDLEAGRNEPQAVAGRALARVFMQPGAKHGDLGYARTLDEAIADTRAVTLAQVQDYYRKVWGAARAQVAVVGDFDPQTIRAALPELLGGFSSGVPYQRVVLPLTTPKAQDLVLNVPDKANAVYVARLNFPLRDDSPDYPALAVAMRVFGAGTDSRLFNRLRQKEGLSYGAGGSVNVSSEDPKASFSTYAIFNPGVTGKVAAAMREELGLALQKGFTAQEIEAAKSALLQEARVARSEDANVASSLARQLYLGRTYTFTADFEARLKAVTPQMAQDALRKYVDPANLVVVRAGTFGK from the coding sequence ATGTCCGTTCGCTTTTCTCAGAAAGCCCTGTCCCGTCAGGCCCTGTTCCTGACCCTCGCGCTGCTCACGGGGGGTGTCGCCTCGGCACAGACCGCGCCCGCCGCTACCCCGGCCAGCACCGCCCAGGCCCAGCCCGCCCTGCCTGCGGGCGTGACCTTCGTGACCGAGGTGGAGGGCATCCGCGAGTACCGGCTGCGCAATGGGCTGCGGGTGCTGCTGTTCCCCGATACGTCCAAGACGACCTTTACGCTGAACGTGACCTACCTGGTGGGCAGCAAGAACGAGAACTACGGCGAGACGGGGATGGCGCACCTGCTCGAACACATGCTGTTCAAGGGCACGCCGACCAGCGGCAACATCCTGGAGAACCTGGGCAAGCGCGGCGCCGACTTCAACGGCACCACCAGCGAGGACCGCACCAACTACTTCGAGACGCTGACGAACACCGGGGACAACCTCGCCTGGGCCGTGAAGATGGAAGCCGACCGCATGACGCACTCCAAGATCAGCGGTGACGACCTGAAGACCGAGATGACGGTGGTCCGCAACGAGTTCGAGTCCGGCGAGAACAGCCCCTTCGCGTTGCTGTACAAGCAGGTCCGCTCGGTGGCCTACGACTGGCACAACTACGGGAACACCGCCATCGGCAACCGCTCGGATGTGGAGAACGTGCCGGTGGACCGCCTCAAGGCCTTTTATCAGAAGTATTACCAGCCCGACAACGCGGTGGTGACGCTGGCCGGGAACTTCGATCCGGGGCAGGCCCTGGGGCTGATCGCCGCCGAGTTCGGCCCCCTCCGCAAGCCCTGGCGCACGCTGCCGCCGCTCTATACCGTGGAACCCGCCCAGGACGGCGAACGCAGCGTGACGGTGCGCCGGGTGGGCGACCAGCAGATCATCCTGGCGGCCTACCACATGCCCAGCGTGCGGCACCCCGACATGCCCGCCCTGCTGGTGCTCGACCAGATTCTGGCCGACGAACCCGCCGGGCGGCTCTACAAGGCGCTGGTGCAGACCAAACAGGCCACCGCCATCGGCAGCCTGACGAACAGCGCCGACGACCCCGGCCTGCTGATGTACGCGGCGGTGCTGGGCAAGGACGACAACACCGCGCCCGCCCAGGCCACCCTGCTGTCCACCCTGGAAAACGCCAGCAAGACGCCCTTTACCGAGGAGGACGTGGCCCGCGTCCGCACCCGCGTGGTGAGCGGCTACGAGCAACTGCTCGCCAAGCCCGAGACGGTCGGCCTGGCCCTGTCCGAGTACATCGCGGCGGGCGACTGGCGGCTGCTGTTCAAGCTGCGCGACGAGCTGGAAAAGGTGACGCCTGCCGCTGTGCAGCGGGTGGCCGCGACGTACCTCAAACCCACCAACCGCACGCTGGGCCTCTTCGTCCCGACCGCGCAGCCTGACCGGGTGATCGTCGGCCAGGCCCCCAGCGCCGCCGAACTCCTGAAGGGCTACCAGGGCCGCGCCGCCCTTGCGGCGGGGGAGACGATCCCGCCCGAACCCGCCGCCCTCGAAGCCCGCGTGATCCGGGAAAAGGTGGCGGGCGCGGACGTGGCCCTGCTGCCCAAGAAGACGCGCGGCGAGCGGGTGGAGTTCGTGCTGAGCCTCGACTTCGGCAACCCTGACACGGCCCGCAGCGGACAGGACGCCGCCGACTTCATCGCGCCGCTGCTCACGCGCGGGAGCAAAGACCTGACCCGCCAGCAGCTCAACGACCGCCTGGAGGCCCTCAAGACCCAGCTTCAGGTGGACGGGGGCGCGACCGGGGTCACCCTCACCCTCAGCACCGACCGCACCCACCTCCCCGAGGCGCTGGCGCTGGTCCGCAAGGTGCTGCGCGAACCCGTCTTCCCCCAGGCCGACTTTGAGGAGATCAAAAAGGCCGCGCTCGACGACCTGGAAGCGGGGCGCAACGAACCGCAGGCGGTGGCCGGGCGGGCGCTGGCGCGGGTCTTCATGCAGCCGGGGGCCAAGCACGGCGACCTGGGCTACGCGCGCACCCTCGACGAGGCCATCGCGGACACCCGCGCCGTGACGCTGGCGCAGGTGCAGGACTACTACCGCAAGGTGTGGGGGGCGGCCCGCGCGCAGGTGGCGGTCGTGGGCGACTTCGACCCGCAGACTATTCGGGCAGCCCTGCCGGAGCTGCTGGGCGGCTTCAGCAGCGGCGTGCCTTACCAGCGAGTCGTCCTGCCGCTGACCACCCCCAAGGCGCAGGACCTCGTGCTGAACGTGCCCGACAAGGCCAACGCCGTCTACGTGGCGCGGCTGAACTTCCCGCTGCGTGACGACAGCCCCGACTACCCGGCGCTGGCGGTCGCCATGCGCGTCTTCGGCGCAGGCACCGATTCGCGCCTCTTCAACCGCCTGCGGCAGAAAGAGGGCCTGAGCTACGGCGCGGGCGGGAGCGTCAACGTCTCCAGCGAGGACCCCAAGGCCAGCTTCAGCACCTACGCCATCTTCAACCCGGGCGTGACGGGCAAGGTCGCCGCCGCCATGCGCGAGGAACTCGGCCTGGCCCTCCAGAAGGGCTTCACCGCCCAGGAAATCGAGGCCGCCAAGTCCGCCCTGCTGCAAGAAGCCCGCGTGGCCCGCAGCGAGGACGCCAACGTGGCCTCGTCCCTCGCCCGCCAGCTCTACCTGGGCCGCACCTACACCTTCA
- the pgl gene encoding 6-phosphogluconolactonase, with protein MNLRVFPTPEATAQAAAEAFARAAREAVSARGAFQVALSGGSTPKLMYRALRGLPDVPWSAVHVYFSDERSVGPDSPDSNYRLAHDELLTHVPVPEAQIHRMEGERRPLEDAARAYAALLPERLDVVLLGMGDDGHTASLFPGTEALQATGRVAANWVPKLNTGRLTFTFPEINAARERWLLVTGAGKAEVLREVQAGEGDYPVARVQDPVWFLDAAAAEPLRRV; from the coding sequence ATGAACCTCCGCGTCTTCCCCACCCCGGAAGCCACCGCGCAGGCGGCGGCGGAAGCCTTCGCGCGGGCAGCGCGGGAGGCGGTGTCGGCACGCGGAGCCTTTCAGGTCGCGCTGTCGGGGGGCAGCACGCCGAAATTGATGTATCGGGCACTTCGCGGGCTGCCGGACGTGCCCTGGTCCGCCGTCCACGTCTACTTCAGCGACGAGCGCAGTGTGGGGCCGGACAGTCCCGACAGCAATTACCGGCTCGCGCATGACGAACTGCTCACGCACGTCCCCGTTCCCGAAGCCCAGATTCACCGGATGGAGGGCGAGCGCCGCCCGCTGGAGGACGCGGCGCGGGCCTACGCCGCCCTGCTGCCCGAGCGGCTCGACGTGGTGCTGCTGGGCATGGGCGATGACGGACACACCGCCAGCCTCTTTCCCGGCACCGAGGCTTTGCAGGCCACGGGCCGGGTCGCGGCCAACTGGGTGCCCAAGCTGAATACCGGGCGGCTCACCTTCACCTTCCCCGAGATCAACGCCGCCCGCGAACGCTGGCTGCTGGTGACCGGGGCGGGCAAGGCGGAGGTGCTGCGCGAGGTGCAGGCGGGCGAGGGCGACTATCCGGTCGCGCGGGTGCAGGACCCGGTGTGGTTTCTGGACGCGGCGGCAGCGGAACCACTCAGGCGGGTGTAG
- a CDS encoding glucose-6-phosphate dehydrogenase assembly protein OpcA: MTQATDLRPLGPIETTVRRAQATLDELWAQTDVETRAYTGNIVALTVQRHLSRVEEALAGLEGRYAGRQIIGVMDAGPQHPLQVQVSLVPQPGGLYIERLRLAADPEQLQGAILPLLRPATVNHVWWGADTRPGGVLLSELTDIADQVIADSLTLNIPPARHYALADLGWSRSAHWREALAQVFDSPDAVRQLPRVDRLTIRYAGNNDLPARLFAGWVADTLGWPDLKNVTFQAAGCGRENGDLCGLELADQDVSFTLTAENGDLVRSVCHWPGMERATELNVPPMSLAEGLARVMARPERREVFERAWALAKASLGGK; the protein is encoded by the coding sequence ATGACCCAGGCCACCGACCTTCGCCCCCTCGGCCCCATCGAAACCACGGTGCGCCGGGCGCAGGCCACGTTGGATGAGCTGTGGGCGCAGACGGACGTGGAGACGCGGGCGTATACCGGGAACATCGTCGCGCTGACGGTGCAGCGGCATCTCTCGCGGGTCGAGGAGGCGCTGGCGGGGCTGGAGGGGCGCTACGCGGGGCGGCAGATCATCGGCGTGATGGATGCCGGGCCGCAACATCCGCTTCAGGTACAGGTCAGTCTGGTGCCGCAGCCGGGCGGGCTGTATATCGAGCGGCTGCGGCTGGCCGCCGACCCGGAACAGCTCCAGGGCGCGATCCTGCCGCTGCTGCGTCCGGCGACCGTAAACCACGTGTGGTGGGGGGCGGACACCCGGCCCGGCGGAGTGCTGCTCTCGGAGCTGACCGACATCGCGGATCAGGTGATCGCGGACAGCCTCACGCTGAATATTCCCCCGGCCCGGCACTACGCCCTGGCCGACCTGGGCTGGTCACGCTCGGCGCACTGGCGCGAGGCACTGGCGCAGGTGTTCGACAGCCCCGACGCGGTGCGGCAACTGCCGCGGGTGGACCGCCTGACCATCCGCTATGCGGGGAATAACGACCTGCCTGCTCGCCTCTTCGCGGGCTGGGTGGCCGACACGCTGGGCTGGCCCGACCTGAAGAACGTCACCTTTCAGGCCGCAGGCTGCGGGCGCGAGAACGGCGACCTGTGCGGCCTGGAACTGGCGGACCAGGACGTGAGCTTCACCCTCACCGCCGAGAACGGCGATCTGGTCCGCAGCGTGTGCCACTGGCCCGGCATGGAACGCGCCACCGAGTTGAACGTGCCCCCCATGAGCCTCGCCGAGGGCCTCGCCCGCGTGATGGCCCGCCCCGAGCGCCGCGAGGTGTTCGAGCGGGCCTGGGCGCTGGCAAAGGCGAGTCTGGGGGGGAAATGA
- the zwf gene encoding glucose-6-phosphate dehydrogenase yields MTTDDQAKGSGTDPAPGSIQQAVTQKMAAQNVDVAQPAPPARKPGKTRARTPQPGAEDTSENPFRTLMRRNRAPEPATLVIFGATGDLAKRKLLPAVFGLWQDGLLGSAFNIVGVGRQEMTDDQFKDFVIEALKTSKETDQPHPGALEKFRDLLYYEFGDFGTDEVYGLVGQELDRAEEAHGGRKNALFYLSTPPSLFEPISNGLGRLGLADESEGWRRIIVEKPFGRDLASARELNAALHRVWDESQIYRIDHYLGKETVQNLMAIRFGNTIFEPLWNRSYVDHVQITAAEDLGLEGRAGYYEEAGVVRDMLQNHLMQLFTLTAMEPPSAFDADAIRDEKVKVLRSVQAITPENVGEVAVRGQYGPGVIDGEPVPGYREEPGVKPNSNTPTYVAVKLQVDNWRWEGVPFFLRTGKRLPKKVTEIAVVFKRPPLGMFPGATERNVLAFRIQPDEGVSLKFSSKSPGQEMVLREVVMDFRYDAFGAQLESPYSRLLLDAMLGDATLFPREDEVDRAWQIVSGLLQAWESTPAPDFPNYPAGTWGPEAADKLIGPDRRWRRL; encoded by the coding sequence ATGACCACAGACGACCAGGCCAAAGGCAGCGGAACGGACCCTGCCCCTGGCAGCATCCAGCAGGCCGTGACCCAGAAGATGGCGGCGCAGAACGTCGACGTGGCGCAGCCCGCCCCGCCCGCCAGAAAACCCGGCAAGACCCGCGCGCGGACACCGCAGCCGGGCGCGGAGGACACCAGCGAGAACCCCTTCCGCACCCTGATGCGCCGCAACCGCGCCCCCGAACCCGCCACCCTGGTGATTTTCGGCGCGACCGGCGACCTCGCCAAGCGCAAGCTGCTCCCCGCCGTGTTCGGGCTGTGGCAGGACGGGCTGCTGGGAAGTGCCTTCAACATCGTGGGCGTGGGCCGTCAGGAGATGACCGACGACCAGTTCAAGGACTTCGTGATCGAGGCCCTGAAGACCAGCAAGGAAACCGACCAGCCGCACCCCGGCGCGCTGGAGAAGTTCCGCGACCTGCTGTACTACGAGTTCGGGGACTTCGGCACCGACGAGGTGTACGGGCTGGTGGGGCAGGAACTCGACCGGGCGGAGGAGGCGCACGGCGGGCGCAAGAATGCCCTCTTCTACCTCTCCACGCCGCCCAGCCTGTTCGAGCCGATCAGCAACGGCCTGGGCCGCCTGGGCCTCGCCGACGAGTCGGAGGGCTGGCGGCGCATCATCGTCGAGAAGCCCTTCGGGCGCGACCTGGCCTCGGCGCGCGAGCTGAACGCGGCCCTGCACCGCGTCTGGGACGAGTCGCAGATTTACCGCATCGACCACTATCTCGGCAAGGAGACGGTGCAGAACCTGATGGCGATCCGCTTCGGCAACACCATCTTCGAGCCGCTCTGGAACCGCAGTTACGTGGACCATGTCCAGATCACCGCCGCCGAGGACCTGGGGCTGGAAGGCCGCGCCGGGTACTACGAGGAGGCGGGGGTGGTGCGCGACATGCTGCAAAACCACCTGATGCAGCTCTTCACCCTGACCGCGATGGAGCCGCCCTCCGCCTTCGACGCCGACGCCATCCGCGACGAGAAGGTGAAGGTGCTGCGCTCGGTCCAGGCCATCACCCCGGAAAACGTCGGAGAGGTCGCCGTGCGTGGCCAGTACGGCCCCGGCGTGATCGACGGCGAACCGGTGCCCGGCTACCGCGAGGAACCCGGCGTGAAACCGAACAGCAACACGCCGACTTACGTCGCCGTGAAGTTGCAGGTGGACAACTGGCGCTGGGAGGGCGTGCCCTTCTTCCTGCGGACCGGCAAGCGGCTGCCCAAGAAGGTCACCGAAATCGCGGTGGTCTTCAAGCGCCCGCCGCTGGGGATGTTCCCCGGCGCGACCGAACGCAACGTGCTGGCCTTCCGCATCCAGCCCGACGAGGGCGTCAGCCTGAAATTCTCCTCCAAGTCGCCCGGGCAGGAGATGGTGCTGCGCGAGGTGGTGATGGACTTCCGCTACGACGCTTTCGGCGCCCAGCTCGAAAGCCCCTACAGCCGCCTGCTCCTCGACGCGATGCTGGGCGACGCCACCCTCTTCCCCCGCGAGGACGAGGTGGACCGCGCCTGGCAGATCGTCAGCGGCCTGCTGCAAGCCTGGGAAAGCACCCCCGCCCCCGACTTCCCCAACTACCCGGCCGGAACCTGGGGCCCCGAGGCCGCCGACAAGTTGATCGGACCGGACCGGCGCTGGAGGCGGCTGTGA
- the gnd gene encoding phosphogluconate dehydrogenase (NAD(+)-dependent, decarboxylating) has product MKMGMIGLGKMGGNMVLRLTRGGQQIVGYDRNPDNVALIESQGAEGARTMDELIAKLGEPGQRAVWVMVPSGLVTQSVLDDLATRLAPGDIIIDGGNSNYKDTMRRAEALAKIGIHLVDVGTSGGVWGLTEGYAMMIGGPKEAVERLRPIFEALAPTPKDGWGRVGPSGSGHYVKMVHNGIEYGLMEAYAEGFELMRHKTEFNLNIAQIAELWRHGSVVRSWLLDLTAEALKNEADFSQLSDYVADSGEGRWTVIDSIEQGVPTPVITLATQVRFRSQQEVSYAGQMLSAMRRAFGGHAVKTLESTRQEGVVPEVQPGEHPVAAAPQNIPTQAARPDTGSRKQAEELGEVGQHRVTGDNG; this is encoded by the coding sequence ATGAAGATGGGCATGATCGGGCTGGGCAAGATGGGCGGCAACATGGTGCTGCGGCTGACGCGCGGCGGGCAACAGATCGTGGGCTACGACCGCAACCCGGACAATGTGGCGCTGATCGAGTCGCAGGGCGCGGAGGGCGCCCGCACGATGGATGAGCTGATCGCCAAGCTGGGTGAGCCGGGCCAGCGGGCGGTGTGGGTGATGGTGCCCTCCGGGCTGGTCACGCAGTCGGTCCTCGACGACCTGGCGACGAGGCTGGCGCCGGGCGACATCATCATCGACGGCGGCAACTCCAACTACAAGGACACCATGCGCCGGGCCGAGGCGCTGGCGAAGATCGGCATTCATCTGGTGGACGTGGGCACCTCGGGCGGCGTCTGGGGCCTGACCGAGGGCTACGCGATGATGATCGGCGGCCCCAAGGAAGCCGTCGAGCGGCTGCGCCCGATTTTCGAGGCGCTGGCCCCCACGCCCAAGGACGGCTGGGGCCGCGTGGGGCCCTCGGGGTCGGGCCACTACGTGAAGATGGTCCACAACGGCATCGAGTACGGGCTGATGGAAGCCTACGCCGAGGGCTTCGAGCTGATGCGCCACAAGACCGAGTTCAACCTGAACATCGCGCAGATCGCTGAACTGTGGCGGCACGGCTCGGTGGTCCGCTCGTGGCTGCTCGACCTGACCGCCGAGGCGCTGAAAAACGAGGCCGACTTCTCGCAGCTCTCCGACTATGTGGCCGACTCGGGCGAGGGGCGCTGGACGGTAATCGACTCCATCGAGCAGGGGGTGCCCACGCCCGTCATCACGCTGGCGACCCAGGTGCGCTTCCGCTCACAGCAGGAAGTCAGCTACGCCGGGCAGATGCTCAGCGCGATGCGCCGCGCCTTTGGCGGTCACGCCGTCAAGACGCTGGAATCCACCCGGCAGGAAGGCGTGGTGCCCGAGGTGCAGCCCGGCGAACACCCGGTGGCCGCCGCCCCGCAGAACATCCCCACCCAGGCCGCCCGCCCCGACACCGGCAGCCGCAAGCAGGCCGAGGAACTGGGCGAAGTCGGCCAGCACCGCGTCACGGGGGATAACGGATGA
- a CDS encoding SRPBCC family protein translates to MSEDIHIKQSIVVRSRPDVLYRLALEPKRRVGWDPNLVRAEYEGGEGRLANNVLVRFKFSRRLLGLSFVAKYGQLQAPLRGGWESVRNVGPLEKLTQGWTFKAMPGGTEVTLSVNGRVRYSWIRKPVERMLHNLVVTTLVELQRQVDAQGAQLMEDMGREMQRKQKEEQQAAKAARRKR, encoded by the coding sequence ATGTCCGAAGACATCCACATCAAGCAGAGCATCGTGGTGCGGTCGCGCCCGGACGTGCTGTACCGGCTGGCGCTGGAGCCGAAGCGGCGGGTGGGGTGGGACCCCAATCTGGTCCGGGCCGAGTACGAGGGCGGGGAGGGGCGGCTGGCGAACAACGTGCTGGTGCGCTTCAAGTTCTCGCGGCGGCTGCTCGGCCTGAGCTTCGTCGCCAAGTACGGGCAACTCCAGGCACCGCTGCGCGGCGGCTGGGAGAGCGTGCGGAACGTGGGGCCGCTGGAAAAGCTGACGCAGGGCTGGACCTTCAAGGCCATGCCGGGCGGCACCGAGGTCACGCTGAGCGTGAATGGCCGCGTCCGCTACAGCTGGATTCGCAAACCCGTCGAGCGGATGCTGCACAACCTCGTCGTGACCACCCTGGTCGAACTCCAGCGCCAGGTGGACGCCCAGGGCGCGCAACTGATGGAAGACATGGGCCGCGAGATGCAGCGCAAGCAGAAGGAAGAGCAGCAGGCGGCGAAGGCCGCGCGGCGGAAGCGGTAA
- a CDS encoding PIG-L deacetylase family protein, with product MRIMAVFAHPDDEIGCIGTLAKHAARGDEVMLVWTTLGELASQFGDAPHEEVRRVRREHGAWVANRIGATYHFFDMGDSRMTGGRNEALQLARLYAHFRPNAVITWSDDHPHPDHRMTAKIAFDAITLARIPKIINESGGGAAMPPAPNLGDEAVDSGEDVARLEAWREPVRFYQYYAPASPYPEVFVDTEDTFEAAQDVAGYYRDFYKWAWSAEQFREGRAALGRLAGVKYAERFNLRAAHLHAREYLD from the coding sequence ATGCGAATCATGGCGGTATTTGCACACCCCGACGACGAGATCGGGTGCATCGGGACACTGGCAAAACACGCGGCGCGCGGCGACGAGGTGATGCTGGTCTGGACGACGCTGGGTGAACTGGCGTCGCAGTTCGGGGACGCCCCGCACGAGGAGGTCCGGCGGGTGCGGCGCGAACACGGGGCGTGGGTGGCGAACCGCATCGGCGCGACCTATCACTTCTTCGACATGGGCGACAGCCGCATGACCGGCGGGCGGAACGAGGCGCTGCAACTCGCCCGCCTCTATGCCCACTTCCGCCCCAACGCGGTGATCACCTGGAGTGACGATCACCCCCACCCCGACCACCGCATGACCGCCAAGATCGCCTTTGACGCGATCACGCTGGCCCGCATCCCCAAGATCATCAACGAGTCGGGCGGCGGCGCCGCGATGCCCCCCGCCCCCAACCTGGGCGACGAGGCGGTGGACAGCGGCGAGGACGTGGCCCGCCTGGAGGCGTGGCGTGAGCCGGTGCGCTTTTACCAGTACTACGCCCCCGCCAGCCCCTACCCCGAGGTGTTCGTGGATACCGAAGACACCTTCGAGGCCGCGCAGGACGTGGCCGGGTACTACCGCGACTTCTACAAGTGGGCCTGGAGCGCCGAACAGTTCCGCGAGGGCCGCGCCGCTCTGGGCCGCCTCGCCGGGGTGAAGTACGCCGAGCGGTTCAACCTGCGGGCGGCGCACCTGCACGCGCGGGAATATCTGGACTGA
- a CDS encoding DUF4870 domain-containing protein encodes MSRPEPHFSGHPPAQMADPRFIPEPERTPALVIHLSPLLGLVLPGLGNVLGPLAAWLAYRDRAPVLDDQGKEALNFQLSVWLYSVLVGLLFLALFSLGLIGGAFGAAAGSPNLGAFAFFGSLAAFFAFFIPASLVLWAFPLVVMLLAVIRVSQGRAYRYPLSLRFVR; translated from the coding sequence ATGAGCCGCCCGGAACCCCACTTCTCCGGCCACCCCCCGGCCCAGATGGCCGATCCGCGCTTCATCCCCGAGCCGGAGCGGACGCCCGCGCTGGTGATTCACCTCTCGCCGCTGCTGGGGCTGGTGCTGCCTGGCCTGGGGAACGTGCTGGGGCCGCTGGCCGCCTGGCTGGCGTACCGCGACCGCGCCCCGGTGCTCGACGACCAGGGCAAGGAGGCGCTGAATTTCCAGCTCAGCGTGTGGCTGTACTCGGTTCTGGTGGGCCTGCTGTTCCTCGCCCTCTTCAGCCTGGGGTTGATCGGCGGGGCCTTCGGCGCGGCGGCGGGGTCCCCCAACCTGGGTGCCTTCGCTTTCTTCGGCTCGCTGGCCGCCTTCTTCGCCTTCTTCATTCCGGCCAGCCTGGTGCTGTGGGCCTTTCCGCTGGTGGTGATGCTGCTGGCCGTGATCCGGGTGAGCCAGGGGCGGGCGTACCGGTATCCGCTGAGCCTCCGGTTTGTTCGGTGA
- the rnhA gene encoding ribonuclease HI: MTRSGKPPFPRKKQDAARDLLPIKAGIQPEVPVAGEQVDLYSDGACDTQAGHGGWATILRYRGKELVLSGNERDTTNNRMELRGLLEGLKVLKRPCQVRVVTDSQYLRKAFTDGWILKWQRNGWKTAGGDPVKNQDLWEELIAQARTHALTFVWVRGHNGHGENERVDKLAVEERKKLRNG; the protein is encoded by the coding sequence ATGACGCGCTCCGGCAAGCCGCCCTTTCCACGGAAAAAACAGGACGCCGCCCGCGACCTGTTGCCGATCAAGGCGGGCATCCAGCCGGAGGTGCCGGTCGCCGGGGAACAGGTAGACCTCTACAGCGACGGCGCCTGCGACACCCAGGCCGGGCACGGCGGCTGGGCCACCATCCTGCGCTACCGGGGCAAGGAACTCGTCCTGAGCGGCAACGAGCGGGACACCACCAACAACCGGATGGAACTGCGCGGCCTGCTCGAAGGGCTGAAGGTGCTCAAGCGGCCCTGTCAGGTTCGGGTGGTGACCGACAGCCAGTACCTCCGCAAAGCCTTCACCGACGGCTGGATTCTGAAGTGGCAGCGCAACGGCTGGAAGACGGCGGGCGGCGACCCGGTCAAGAATCAGGACCTCTGGGAGGAGCTGATCGCGCAGGCCAGAACCCACGCCCTGACCTTTGTCTGGGTGCGCGGCCACAATGGTCACGGCGAGAACGAGCGGGTGGACAAGCTCGCGGTGGAGGAGCGCAAGAAACTCAGGAACGGGTAA
- a CDS encoding GNAT family N-acetyltransferase, with protein MLTEAETLTPELETLLARAMFPHPERIRRTLEEYRSDPERHVFAWVMDGQPVSAAGLRQHGEAVEVLHLGTAAGEEGRGHARALLRALAAHLNAAPLVAETDDNAVGFYRRAGFEVTTAPPKGGRPRYLCTLTRS; from the coding sequence ATGCTGACCGAGGCCGAGACGCTCACCCCCGAGCTGGAAACGCTGCTGGCCCGCGCGATGTTCCCCCACCCGGAGCGCATCCGCCGCACGTTGGAGGAGTACCGCAGCGACCCGGAGCGGCACGTCTTCGCCTGGGTGATGGACGGGCAACCCGTGAGCGCGGCGGGCCTCCGGCAACACGGGGAGGCGGTGGAGGTGCTGCACCTCGGCACTGCGGCGGGCGAGGAGGGCCGGGGGCACGCGCGGGCGCTGCTGCGTGCCCTGGCCGCCCACCTGAACGCCGCGCCCCTGGTCGCAGAGACGGACGACAATGCGGTGGGCTTCTACCGCCGCGCCGGGTTCGAGGTCACGACCGCCCCGCCGAAGGGAGGCCGTCCGCGTTACCTCTGCACCCTTACCCGTTCCTGA